The following are encoded in a window of Brevibacillus ruminantium genomic DNA:
- a CDS encoding NAD(P)/FAD-dependent oxidoreductase, whose product MSTPKILVLGAGYGGLLTTLHLQKKLNYNEAEITLVNKHNYHYITTWLHEPAAGTAPADHARVSLDQIIDMNKIDFVKDTVKSIQPEERTVTLDSGTVLSYDYLVIGLGSEPETFGIEGLKEYAFSIRSINAVRQIREHIEYMFAKFKMEPHRTDYLTFVVGGAGFTGIEFSGELADRIPELCQEFDVDPSLVKIYNIEAAPTALPGFDPELVTYAVDVLSNKGVEFMIGTAIKQCTPDGVLLATGEEIKSKTVVWAAGVRGNSIVEKSGFEVMRGRVKVDEFLRAPGYDNVFVVGDCALIFNDEGRPYPPTAQIAVQEGEALGDNLAALIRGEVMMPFKPALMGSLASLGKGEGIGMVGTKKLFGSTAALMKKASDLRYLYKIGGPGLALKKVRL is encoded by the coding sequence ATGAGTACACCCAAAATCCTCGTTCTCGGCGCCGGATACGGTGGGCTGTTGACCACACTGCATCTGCAGAAAAAACTGAACTATAATGAAGCGGAAATCACGCTGGTCAACAAACACAACTACCATTACATCACGACCTGGCTGCATGAACCGGCTGCGGGAACAGCACCTGCTGACCACGCCCGCGTAAGCCTGGATCAAATCATTGACATGAACAAAATCGATTTCGTCAAGGACACCGTGAAGTCCATCCAGCCAGAAGAACGCACTGTTACGCTGGACAGCGGAACCGTCCTCAGCTACGACTACCTGGTGATCGGCCTTGGCAGCGAGCCGGAGACATTCGGTATTGAAGGCTTGAAAGAATACGCTTTCAGCATTCGCAGCATCAACGCCGTTCGTCAAATCCGCGAGCATATCGAGTATATGTTTGCGAAGTTCAAAATGGAACCGCATCGTACGGATTACCTGACCTTTGTCGTTGGCGGAGCTGGCTTTACCGGTATCGAGTTCAGCGGTGAACTGGCGGACCGTATTCCTGAGCTGTGCCAAGAATTCGACGTCGATCCAAGTCTGGTGAAAATCTACAATATTGAAGCTGCCCCGACGGCTCTTCCCGGTTTCGACCCTGAGCTGGTGACTTATGCGGTAGATGTACTCAGCAATAAAGGCGTTGAGTTCATGATCGGCACAGCAATCAAGCAGTGCACCCCGGATGGCGTCCTTCTGGCTACGGGCGAAGAGATCAAATCAAAGACGGTTGTCTGGGCCGCTGGTGTTCGCGGAAACAGCATCGTGGAAAAATCCGGCTTTGAAGTCATGCGCGGCCGCGTCAAGGTTGATGAATTCCTCCGTGCGCCTGGTTACGACAACGTGTTTGTCGTAGGTGACTGCGCCCTGATCTTCAATGACGAAGGTCGCCCGTACCCGCCGACTGCCCAAATCGCCGTACAAGAAGGGGAAGCGTTGGGTGACAACCTGGCGGCTCTCATTCGCGGGGAAGTTATGATGCCGTTCAAGCCGGCTCTCATGGGCTCGCTGGCATCGCTTGGAAAAGGCGAGGGAATCGGTATGGTCGGCACCAAAAAACTCTTCGGAAGCACAGCAGCACTGATGAAAAAAGCGAGCGACCTGCGCTATCTGTACAAAATCGGCGGTCCTGGCCTCGCTCTGAAAAAAGTGCGCCTGTAA